The DNA segment gttgTGGCGCCAAGTCTTTCAAATGCCTGTGGCTATTGTTACTCTGTTTTCTGTTGTTCATCTACAATTTGCAAATATacaattttgagtttttgttcTTCCGTTTAACTTTTCGAAAGTTTTTTTTCATTACCTTGAGGAAATTTTGATAAATCCCTTATAAAGTGATTTATGGGAGATGTATTAAAATAGGTTACTCgatatataaacttttttttttcgttgTCAAATATATAATCTTTACTCTTATGGCTTAACTAATGTCTTTAAAAATCAACAGCTTTCCACACCATATGGAAAATGGAAGAAAGTAGAGCGAGGGGGAACACAGCTATGATGATCCTGAGCAGtttattttcagttttggaTTGAGTGTTACAACTGTATTTCAAAGTTGGGCCTATATACACTGGACACATGTATTTGATTTAAAGACTGTATATATTCGCTAATCGCTACTCGATTCTCCTTGCCACCTCTTGTTTTCAGTTTTACATTCCGGTTAGGCCAGGGACGACGAGTGAAGTAAGTTTGAGTATACTATAGAGAATGATAAGCAACGAAGCACCAACGGtacagacccgggttcgattcccggCTGGTGCATTCCCTTTGAGCTGTGAAGATAAATGGTTGAACGAAGGTTGGGTCCTTCGTGCTCATCTGATTTCTTCCAAATGATATCGCCCCATGTtgagctctttttttttttcctcctcTTCGGTTCATTTAAAAGGTGCTAGACGGCAATACATAAAAATTGAAGGCAACGTAAGCAAACAAGATTGCTTCCAACAGGAAAATGAATTTATTAAAATCTCCATGTTCcacgaagaagaaaaaaagcaaTGAAACTCACAACAACAAATTTAACAACATCAAATCAACTGGAAGTTTTATGTGTGTGTTTAAGGCGTAGAAGAGTTAATAAAATTGAACTAATGAGAGAAAGAGATCTATATGTATGTGTGTTTCCTTGTTTTCAAGTGTTTGATCTCTTCATGTATTGTTCTGTTCTTAAGCTACGGTTAATCTCATGTATGTGTAGATGCATTGGTATATAAATAAGATAAATCTATACTGTGGTTCAGTCTATAACCTCATTTCTTACGGCAGTTCTGTCTAGAATATTAATTTCAATATCAATCGCAATTTTGACGTGACCTATGTTGTTGTTTTAACCACGAGGAGTTTAGCTTTGGACTCTAATCTTCCACTAGGCCCATAATCATCATTTgctaatctatactatactaaaagttgGATATCCTCCAATTCTAAACTATCCACGTCAGATTAAAAATTCAAGCCAACCAGTGTTTGCCAGCTCATTCTAATATTCAGATCAGCTAATATTTACATCTTTCTTTCGACCCTTCGTCTCTCTCATTCTCCACCATGAAACTCTTAACCTTATCTCAGTTTCCCTTTACCCATTAAAAAACGGGGGAAAACCGGCGGCTGCTACTCCTAGCAAACACAAAAGCCAATTCCAAGACGGTTCATCATCGACGGCTCCGACTTCTCTCTTTTCTCAACGGCGTTCTTACTGGACGTGAATATGAAGAAACCCTAAACATTGTGACAGGAGGCCTCCTAATTGGCCTTGAGATGCTGTTGAAGCAGAAGCGCAGAAGAGAGAAGTTGCTGCTGGTGACTTATCTCCCAGGTACCGTTTTCACCTCAATTACGTTCAGCTTAACTATGACGTTTGAATCAATGACtttgtgaaaaaaaagaaacgagtCTGTGTAGTGAAATTTCCGCGATGAGTAGTTTGATTGGTGAAATCAGCTTGGTCTGATCTGTAAATACAAATTATTTGGTCGTCTGTCAATTATTACAAATCTCTTAACAAAACAAAGTTCCAATTCGTTGTGGGGTTGGATGATTAAGAAAAAGTAGTCGCTGGTGATGCACTTAAGGTGTTAGTCCTGTATTAAAAAGCTGTAACTTTTGTGTGTTGATGTAATCTTTTAGTTGCAGGTTGTTAATTTTAGAACAGAATTGTAAAAAACCCTTTTATTTGGTTTCTGTATAGTGATGGAAAATATTTGATGCCGGTTACTTTGTGTCTCAGTAAGCAAGCTACTCGATAGTTTCTATCATAGTTTTCTGCAAGATCATGACCATAATTACGGCCAGGGCCAGCGAAGCACAAGAACATGTTACAGCTAGAGTTCTTTGAAAAGCTATTTGTTCATTACCTTACAAAAATTCCTGATTGGTGGCTGCGGTTTACTATCTTCTATGTTTCTGTTTACAGTTAATCACATGTAAGACACAAAGTAAATGTCCGCAGAAAAATACGATATCCTGAACTTCAGAAATAGTACGAAAAGGTTCACAACTACTCATCAGAAATCCAGGGTAGACCACATCTCCTTCTCTGTTTGCAATGTAACCtctcatattatatttttggttttgatttcatGTCAAATATACATTTCTGAGTTTTGCAGGAAATTGGTAAATATGATTAGGAGAGTAAAGTATTTCGAGATCCAACCAGAGAGCCACAGACCGACTTCTATGGTGTGGCTCTGCCGATGGAAATCTTTTTTCCCATGTGTAAGCTCTCATGTCTTTGGTGAAAATATGCGCTTTGGTGGACTCTTTTGCTGCAAAACGGTGGGGTTTTTAAGATTGCTTGGAACATGTCAAGAAACCTTTTGTTATTGACTACTAGATTTTACGAGGGTTTAAAATTCTAATCTTTTCCTGCAGAGTGCTAgctttatattaatattaagatGCCAAAAAAACTGATTTTCCCTGTCTTATATAGGCTAATGGATACGGTAACAGAACAATGCACATCAACATACTCGAGAGTTAAAGTGAAAGAATAAATAAGAACGAGGACATGCTAGGCGGATCAAAAGCACCACCAATGGCCAAGCAAAACGCTACGTCTGGTACTCTTGCAAGTAGGGAGTTCTATAAAGAATCTTCTCAGCCTTCCAACGCTTTGAAAAAGACAACAGTGGGTAAGTACAGTAATTATCACAACAATTTATTATAGGTAAAACCAGTTCAACAAATCATGGTCTCCGTTTCCAGATATATCACAATGGAAGCGCTGGAGCAGTCCCTGAGGGACATTAATGGTGGAAGAGACATTAATGAAATTATTTCTGAAGTTGATGGAGAAAAATGTAAGTCCTACtatattttataactttgaTAAGCACATACAACAAAACTATAATCACAAGCCGGTTTTTAAGCTGATTAGATTGTGTTGTTTGTTCAGAGATGTAGGTTTGTGTACCTGGGTTGGAAAACTCTTGCTGTCCATAAATAAAGAACTAAAAACTTGATTAAATTGACAACCATCAGTTTCATGCTTTACATTTTCAGCATTCTCACATTGCTTTTAATGGCTGGGGATTTGATTTTGATTCAGAGTTTCAAAGAAGGGGAGCTTCGCCACTTCTTCCTCTTTGTGTCAAATCTATAGAAACGTCTGTTTCGTTCCATTTAAGGCGGCTCCTCTGCGGCTTCTCGGTGTCATTTCCAACTTCATACATTTTACACATGGGATGCTAACAAGTAACAACTTGCTATCGTAAATAAGGATGATAAAAGACATAAACATGGGGAAAATACACTTTGTATTATGAGAGAACTGCATCAGTTTAAAATATTGTAATTGTCGAGTGGGAGAACGGAGTACTGAATTAATTTACACACTGTATTAGCAGCCCTTGACCACTAAGATAAGCTATCTCAAAAGATTTGATTGCTTAAGAAAGAAAgctcaaatatatttttggatcaaATAGTTGGTAAAGCCTTCAGTTTCCAGCTTAAATTGGGCGATTTCAACTTCACTTTCCAGCTCAAGTTGGGCGAGTTCAACGTCACTTCCAAACACCAAACATTCACTGTATCACGCATAATAACTGAGCACGAGAGGGATGCCCATGGACCCGATGACAATGGAGATGTTGCAAAGTTGGCAAAAGATGTGGCACCACCAAACGGTGAGAGCGTGAAGAAGAAGGCACGTCAGGAGTAGACCAACTTGGATTAAACAATTTCCCACCGCTTTGCTtatcaaaatatgttttatcatatttttcccTAATAATTTGAACTCtctaatatcttttatatttttaatttaatctcTTTGTTTTGGTGGATGTTTAAGCTAAAAATGCAATTTGTTCATTTTCTTTAAGATTTCAACTCGGCCTTATTATTATAGATTATAACTCTTACCCTTTTTTTGGATTGGATATTATCACTATTTATGCAGCTTAAACTTTAATTATCTTTTTAGGTTAATAACCGTattccaaaatttataaaatcatgTAAATTCCAAACCAACTGAGGCACAAATATCTGATTAAAGGTTAACCAAATTTATCAACGAAATAAAACCATAATGCATAAAGTATCATGCTTTATAGTACGAGCATATATAGAATTACATTTGGGTCGTTCTTTAAGATCGAACATACATTTGTTGACACTTTCCAAAAACTGTTTGTGACTTAtagtaaataaaacaaattataagtAATATTTTCTTGCATCACTTTCTCTAATCCTTAAATTTGacatttgaaaattaaaaatttcattataaattgaaaatctaatataaactgATCaacaaacatatattaaaagaatATCATTTTTTGTTACATAATACATGCTAAGACATTATTGaaacaatttatatatctatactattaaaagggaaggagttttaaaaaatctacctatgaaaagTTGTTGGACTCTTTCATTAGacataactatttttttggtctcaccttatatttctctaactatgcaatagtcaattaccttatatttctctaactatgcaataatcaattaccttatatttctctaatttagtttaacaatatattctaaatatatatattctaaatatattgttatgatgatttttgataagaatatattatagatgcgattaaaaatttatattattaaaagaaaatatttttaaaaatatttataaaataatttataatatctatataaaactctttattttttatcctaccattaactacaataactataaataatttaaataataaaaaaataaatcctattattatttctcattttttatgatacacttctctaattatttttcttattatcatccaatgttattgttgttattcaataacgttatatacatcatatattatgctcaaagatggatatataatatttaaatatcaattattaaaatgaaagcatatatcatacaacatattatatcatgtcatctaacattatataattctaaatatttacaaaatcaaatttaataaaaaaacacttttgcaaatcatttgttaaaacaaaattatatatatttacgttaaattatttttttattacattaatatattagaagtttcattcatctcttaaaatattattgaagattattttttttctaccaTGTAAACCAAATGCCGGGTCACACTTGATTGCATGTTTTTTCGAAGTTTGCATGCTTTAAATTAACAagttttcattaaatctaaaCCAGCTTATGTACAAGTCATCATGTTTACTGGTTCGACGACGGGTCCAAACttgatataaaattattgttctcatctaattgaaaataatttattttaaaataatagacgcACTGAGTCTGATCAatccatataatttttttttgaaaaaagtaatcaaacgattaaaaatataattacgtaataataattttttttgacataataaaattttgtaacataataatgtataacaagactaaaatactaattcatatcatatatttttatcaactgaaaaataatccgcgcttttaagcgcgggtcaaaatctagtattcttttaaaatataactttttataatttcatcAAATTACATTTaactttcaattaatttagcttAGAGGTGGGTGTATTAATTTATTACCGTGAGAAATTAGTTGTTGTAATAATATTAGAATCAAAAAActcttagaaataaaaaaatattactcatTCTTACTTTAAATTTTCTTCAACTATATCAAATTGAAACACAAATCAAATggagaaatataaattattctattttcttaattttctaACTTAATACTTTTTTGTtctctaataaaaatatattagtgaTTTTTTCAATTCAAAccaattaaatttaataaaatttacaatataatcTCAGAATAAAAAGagattatatttaattatttcaatataaagtaaattttaaagagaaaaagactagaatagcaccaaaccaagtttttgttcccaaagtagtactcaaggctcaaaatcacaaaaataggtttcattaaagaggtaatgtacacttatacccctagggttaattaatccaaaccttagggtttagagagaGTTAAGGGGTgtggttttggaattagggtttaaaattttataaataataaataataaaataaaaaataaaaaataaaaattttaaaaacaatttcaaaaagtatttttaaattataaaaagaaaatctgaaaaaaaaataaaaaaaaaatttgaatttttttttaaaaaaaaaattataaaaatttcgaatctgaaaacatataatctgaaactataaaaaaaattatttttttattttatttattttatttttatttattttagtttatttatttaattttaaaccaagggtattatagatattttaccctttaatgaatgtcatttttgtgactttctccttctagtgctatttttgagacataaacttcaaaagatactattattgacaattgcccaattttaaatgttatataaaattaaaatatattttaatataaaatagttttagtgtaaattcatccgcccgtagggcggaccaaCCCCTAGTATCAATAACACGGCATAAAGCACTTTTTCCACcgaatctatattattaaagttgaagtacaacgaaattgtttggaaacttgaATGAATAGTAGTTTTAATGAAAtttgtttggatatatgaatcGCAGTATCTATTAATTGTATTTCCATATTTCATTtagtttaacaatttcattaattatattactttgaCAATaattcacatcattaattatattatcaaaataatagtgcatattttaatttattagttaatcaatattaactttgtgccaattataaaataaaaaatgttaaataactAGGTTTTGCATATGATTAAACgtttggtttagtttgttttactaaaacatttttatttgagTTTCAATCGGTagaaaattacgtagccaaaaacataattcaaagatatgtttttgtagataaaatattatttattaaatcaaaataataaaaatgcgTTAAATTTATTGCCACTTAATTTCacttcatataattattttacttgacaaaaaactctttctatttcacttattttagccaaacacataaaaatagattttttaattagtttataaaatcagttataaATGAACATTATCTATCCGTTTATGTACATGTTGTTCCTCCGggtatcattttttttggttctgAAACAAGGTCccgtttaaatattataaatttatgtgtggatTTTGAGTTGAGTCATTCTAGATCTGGATGAATTCAGTTCTGATGTAtagaaacctaaaaatatctaagTAACCAATGTTATCTAAAACGGATTCGGATATTTGTAACAAAATAGCCATATTACCTGATTCAGTCCATGTCTTTTGAATATCATTAGTTATATTATGATacatctaaaaatatataacaataattatgaaaaataaatatcgaTGTATAAAAATGTACAAACCAATACccgcgcgggtgcgcgggtcaatctctagtttTGAATTAAGAGCACAACACCATCTATGCATGTGCATAAACCACTAGTCTACTACGTTCGGTGTTATTACTATTTGTTGTTCGATGGTCATAAAATTCATTTTGCTGTGGGTGTTCAGTACTTCGGTGACATTCTTTTTTTGGCTTTTCACCCAAGCTTGTTAAccgtttctatttttttactgCAAACCATCTTAATTTGATTTGAATAAAAGTCATAACCATTGTATTGTGGCGCGAACCATTTATAATAATACTacattttttgaacattttttaatAGACTTTGGAGTATCTCTTTTTCCCGCTTATTTCAAAACTGAGATTTACCATCCATGACTATATATAGAGATATATCCCTCAAAAGGATGATACATAGAGGTGCTTTGTGTTTTTGAAGATAGGTTACTTGATATCGTGTTTAGTTAGCCGGTCTTGAAAAATAGATGACTTGATACAAAAACCTTTTGTTATGAGTGAGTCTCTTGCTTTCTTGATACTCATTTGCTTTGAATAAAAGTCATAACCATTGTATTGTGGCGCGAaccatttaaaataataatactacattttttgaacattttttaatagattttggAGTATCTCTTTTCCCGCTTATTTCAAAACTGAGATTTACCATCCATGACTATATATAGAGATATATCCCTCAAAAGGATGATACATAGAGGTGCTTTGTGTTTTTGAAGATAGGTTACTTGATATCGTGTTTAGTTAGCCGGTCTTGAAAAATAGATGACTTGATACAAAAACCTTTTGTTATGAGTGAGTCTCTTGCTTTCTTGATACTCATTTGCTTTGAATAAAAGTCATAACCATTGTATTGTGGCGCGAaccatttaaaataataatactacattttttgaacattttttaatAGACTTTGGAGTATCTCTTTTTCCCGCTTATTTCAAAACTGAGATTTACCATCCATGACTATATATAGAGATATATCCCTCAAAAGGATGATACATAGAGGTGCTTTGTGTTTTTGAAGATAGGTTACTTGATATCGTGTTTAGTTAGCCGGTCTTGAAAAATAGATGACTTGATACAAAAACCTTTTGTTATGAGTGAGTCTCTTGCTTTCTTGATACTCATTTGCTTGCTATTTAGACCTTTCAGTTCTCATCATCTGTATCCATTATAATATGGTCAACTCTAAACACATACTATAATTTAGTTTCTTACGCACATTCCTTTTGGTATCTGGTATTTGGCATTGCCGTTTATTCTCACAAGATGTATCCACTTTATATAGAAAAAACTcctaaacatatatttatatcaataaATTTTCTTATGATGTGCCAGTAACAACATGTATAATTAAGTCTGATCTCTTAATAAATCACTAATAATTTTCTAGTAAAGTAAATTATCTAAGTGTTTTGTCGATTTCGAAAAATAAGGATTTCATATTAATATTTGACTATTTTTTCCTCATATtagatattaattttaactaaagCATTTCATCATTTTAATCTATTTAAAGATGTAAAATCTTGTGAAGATGTTCATATAGAAAAAATTACCTTCCGCACCAATGAGACTGCGCGTGAGCTTACACGCTCGCAAATACTCTCTTTCATAATAAACACTTACAAATTACAATTGCTTTGCCATTAATTGGCATTATACTCTCAATGCCCCCTAGATCTTTTTTATGGTTATCTTAACTCATTTATTCATATCTTAACtctcaaatttttatatacatCCAAGAGTTAAGAATAAGAGAGCCTTGGTTTTTGACTAATATTAGTCTAAGGTTTATTGTGTGAAGAAATCTTCAGATTCTATTAGTACACAACCTCTGACACGTTTTGCTCATAATCTCAGTCTTTTAATAACAAGATGCATCTCTTCTTCAGTTTCCACGCCCCAAGAATATATATAAGAACCACTCCACAACACCAAAGagcataacaacaacaacaccaaaACTAAGAAGAGCTCTTGAGAGAAATGGATAACTCGAATGTGGTCGTTAGGGGAAACCGTCAAGTGAATGAAGAGAAGCCTCCTCCGCGAGTGTGTCCAAGGTGTAGCTCAGACAACACCAAGTTCTGTTTCTACAACAACTATAGAGTGACTCAACCTCGCTACAACTGCAGGAACTGTCGCCGATTCTGGACTCATGGTGGAGCTTTAAGGGACGTACCAATTGGTGGAAGAGCCCGCAAAATCAAGCATATAGATCAGCCATCTGTTTCTCAGGTGGTTCCTGATGAGATCCAGCAGGTTAATCATCACCAACCTTTCTCACATGTTCAAGAAACAACCCAGTTTCTTGAACCATTTGGtggttcttcttcctctgctgTTGTTGGGAACCATTTCAGTTCGTTGCCTGAAACTCATGGTGATATGATGCTTCCAACTCGAAGTATTCCACCGATGGATCTCTTTGATGGATTGTTTCACCAAGGTTATTACGGTGCTGGACTCAATAATTTTGTTGGTAATCATTTGATGAACCAATCAATTGGTGGACATGTTGATAACTATAACAGTTACCGCGTGAACCAAGAGAATCCAAACATGCGAAACCAGAGCTTCACCAACACCATGATCATGAACCATAATGTCGGCACTAGTGAAAGAAGAGGATATCCACGCATTGATCACatgatcaacaacaacaacaacaacaacaacaacaagtctGTGTTTAGATCCTCCTATCATTAGGAGAAGCATGGTCCTTGAATCATAACCGTTTTACCCGTTTTCTCTTTATATTATGCTAATAATGTTTTAGTTTTTCGTTTATGGTTTGTGTTCGGTCTTCTTGTTTTTCAGCTCTGTTGGGTCTTTTTGATTTAAGTTCTAAAACTATGCATCTTTGTTTCCTTAAATATTAAGACATAAGTTACCTGTCTGGTcttttctataatatatataattaatcatcACCAGTTCGTTGTGGGTTTCATAACTTATTAGTAAAAGAAATATCTAtgtgttttcaatttttttatggaTTGCTCTGTTTTTCTGAAAACGCCTGATATACAAGTTATGTTACAATCACTGAAGAAAAGATGTCTCTAAAAGAAATTCAAATATACTTAAATTTGATTTATGTaagattaaatatttaaattaacataataattagttcaatttaaatatttggatggagaataaataaatattttcagtattttgaacattttctgtaattttttatatttacttgtGGCTATATTGatgatttttagatatttttattttctgaatatctaatagatatagaatttaaaataattaacatatttaagtATATAGTGATTTAGATACTTTtgatatccaaaatattttaatttggatCACATTCAAGTCTGGTTATCTGGATATTAAACTTTTAGATTCATCTGACTAACTAatcagttttattttttgtttagtaTTACTTTCAAATCTAGTTTGGTTATTCGGATCCATATATTTTACCTAGACTTTCTTTCTTCTACATAataaagaaagaataaaataaatataaacaaatattcTAGGCTTATTTaacatctcctatatattaatagagaaacatttaaaaagttataacttttagtttgtattaattaaaaaagtgtCATGCTGAGTTGTCACGTAATTAGAATGCTAATTTTTCTTACAAGGCGGCTtgagaatcaattgaaaattttgttagtctaaaattaaattgataggaactattatattatataatatatccattatggaccattcatttatcaaattgaatTATTTCCTTACATAAAACCTATGGAATTACCaaatgtgattaagatatatataacaataattgattttaaataataaagatttgctaacaatttgtatactttctatcatttttgtttaattatttattattaaaataaattacataattacattgatcatataataaaaatttagattttttttgtatatgttgtcttttgaatttttcaaaacgagtataaattactaaaactgttaaaagtgtCCCATAAACTTTTGTTATcaaggtttaaatttttttctataataagatacaatgattataaaatcatatgaataaataattttattttaataggtgttatgttaatatatatatatatatatttcatatcatttaaattaaactatatacatcatatgaaaatacatacttatattttaatatctacgttgaatatatattgaaaagttaatattttaatttttgaaatcttcattgttttttaaataattataaattattgaaaccactaaGCATTCCacataaaaaacaaaatcgttggtgtaaaattttgttacacaaatatgcaaataatcataaaatcatatgagtagaaacctcatttaataaatatccatattaaaagtatattgtatatctatgttaatatcatttaaatttaattatatatcatatacgataaaTAATATTGATTGCTTTGATTTATTTACACTAAAGTGATTGCGATCGTTTAATTTATATGTGCATgtcaatttattacataatagtaactgatttaTTAGTtacttaatatataattattattttattattttaaaacatgaagaaaaacataaaatatgtaataaataGAAATTATTTATTCTGgtcaaggcgcgggtcttaaccaaAGTATGtatatctttaataattttaaatctttaacatttttaaaatatcaggccaaaacaaaataacgaaatgagaataaacttaaaaataaatatttatatcaagtaataaacaaaatgaaaaaagcgacacaaaaatgaaaagaaatattGAAGATATTTAGAACTGGCACGTGAACGTGTACTTCTCAttaccataattaacttttaaattattaaatcatgatataaaattgAGCTCTCATattttcattgtaaccaaatagtaggcctCAGATTCTTCGGCATAAACGTTAGGTTCTTATGCGATAAAtgattttttgacctaaaattatttttaaataggaTCAGCTCATaagtaaacaaattatataattaacaaaaaaattaaaaaaattatttatgggccacaaatatttattcaatcaagaatataaattttatttttccattcgatatttcttaaataattttcatataaatttgcCATGCGCAAGGCgcatgtcttatcctagtacATAATTATTGGACCATACTTTAAAAATACCAATAAAAATGGATGGGCTTCGTGTCAATATTGTTGGTCATGTTGCAAAATTGATGTTTTCTATAACCAATAAcgtatattttcttataaaaaattcTTGGTACATATAATAAAACACGATAAAATCGAGGGAAAAGTGTTAGAGTTGCGTGGAAAATAATGTGATCTCTTCACTCTGCACCTTAATTCTATTTTTCAATCGATTcacgattttttttctttaaagttttactgatttatgattattttttagCAATCTGATCATGTTTCTAATTCTTTGTCTGATATGAAAATTTCGTAAAGAAAAGTAATATGTGGCTAAACTAAAGATCtgattttgtgtgtgtgtgtttttaccTGAGTTTCCTAAATTCATAACCAATCACAATTATTTATTACCCTCGTGTGCATAAGCCTGAACCATGGCTAAGTTCGGCATGATACAAAGCTTTCGATTTCTAAAACATTTTCATTCCAACATTTTAGTTGATGAAAA comes from the Brassica rapa cultivar Chiifu-401-42 chromosome A01, CAAS_Brap_v3.01, whole genome shotgun sequence genome and includes:
- the LOC103858586 gene encoding dof zinc finger protein DOF4.4, with product MDNSNVVVRGNRQVNEEKPPPRVCPRCSSDNTKFCFYNNYRVTQPRYNCRNCRRFWTHGGALRDVPIGGRARKIKHIDQPSVSQVVPDEIQQVNHHQPFSHVQETTQFLEPFGGSSSSAVVGNHFSSLPETHGDMMLPTRSIPPMDLFDGLFHQGYYGAGLNNFVGNHLMNQSIGGHVDNYNSYRVNQENPNMRNQSFTNTMIMNHNVGTSERRGYPRIDHMINNNNNNNNNKSVFRSSYH